Within Ipomoea triloba cultivar NCNSP0323 chromosome 9, ASM357664v1, the genomic segment AGAATCCAATTTTCACTTTGTGGcctaaattctttttttttttttttagtgattttaaaaattaaaattttttgtgcaatagaaatattaatataagtactttaaaaaatacaatgaatttaacatttaaattaatattaatttaaataggtttaaGTACACCATTATTCCCTATACCATTATAAAatgttcaatttagtcctcatagtataaaatttgtcaatttagtcattgtactattaaaataaaataattaacaaaattcattaacaCATTAAATATGTTGACATGGCTAGATTACATTGCGATGATATGGCTGTCAAATCATtacttaataatatattaacataaaaacACTTAAAATTTCATTAGTAAGAATTAAAACCATAGCATTAGATCAATAATAACTTTTTCTATGTTTAACTCTAATCCAATAAGCTAACTCATAActtgaaatttgaattaaaatattaatgattTTACAACGGCATCATTGCCATGTTAGTATATTTCACTAAAAGTAACCACAATAGTggttttttgttcatttttagGAGACATAGCTTAagtggaggagagagaaaatttgGGACTTTTTCCAAAAGGTTGGTTTTTTGTGGGTGCTGCAAGAGAGAGAAAGTATAGAAGAGAGGCACAGTGCAGCGAGTCTCACGCACATACAACGCCCAGTAGAGCATGAGCAGTGCACACGTCCTACTCCTATTGAGGCTACTCTAAgtattaataatttgaatagtaCAAAAAGTTAGATTGACCaattttattgtatatatagaGATTAAATTGAACATCATACAATATAGAATATCGATAATTATAACTATGTTTgagttattttcaaaaaaaataactatatttgagttaattaactaaaatagATTTATAAAATAAGGAAAATTAAGTATTTAATCTAtgcataatataaattataatttgtttaatgaaataaaattaaaagatgaGTAAAAGTAGGACGATCGgataaaacaaaaaagaagacaaCTTATTTTGGGTAGAGTCCGGCCACGTACGCTATGTTTGAGAAAGAAAGTCAAGAGTAGAGCAGCTGTTCAGCTACGCAGACTTGTAAAACTACAAAGTAGCAGCTAGCATTCTTAATCACATATTTTCTCATTGCTCTTGCTCTATAAAAGCCATGCATATCTAGTTTCCTCTTGTCAACAGATAAGAGCTGAGGTATTACGGCGGCCGGAATGATGAGCAAAGCTAACGTTTCAATTGTGGTGGCAGTGCTTATTACGGCGCTGGTGGGTTGTAACGCCGCCGGCGGAGGAATTGCTATTTACTGGGGACAGAACGGGAACGAAGGCACACTGTCGGAGACTTGTGCCACCGGCAACTATGATTATGTCAACCTTGCATTTCTTGCAACGTTTGGTGGCGGTCGGAAGCCGATGATCAACCTGGCCGGCCACTGCGACCCATACAGTAACGCTTGCACTAATCTCACCTCTGAAATCAGATCCTGTCAGGCGAAAGGAGTGAAGGTGATAGATATATATGATGTTAAAACTTTTAGCATGCAAAAACAACATAAGCTTCTATCTAGACAGAGTTTAGAAACTCTCTCGCTAATCCTAATTCGAATCCCTTTAATTTATTCATCAACTCCTACTATACAGGTGATGCTCTCCATTGGAGGAGGAGCCGGAGCCTACTCCCTGGATTCCTCAGAAGACGCTAGACAAGTTGCCACTTACCTGTGGAACAACTTCCTGGGTGGAAAATCTGACGAACGACCACTTGGAGATGCTATTTTGGATGGAATCGACTTCGATATCGAGCAAGGAAATGGTGAACACTGGGATGATCTTGCCAGGTTTCTGTCCGGATATAACAGTAAGGTTTACTTAAGTGCAGCTCCTCAGTGTCCATTTCCTGACCAGTGGGTGGGAGGAGCCTTGAACACAGGCCTTTTCGACTATGTTTGGGTTCAGTTCTATAACAACCCGCCCTGCCAGTACACTTCAGGGAATTTAACTAATCTGGACAAGTCATGGAAGTTATGGACTTCAGCCATTCGAGCTAAGAACATTATGCTTGGACTGCCTGCTGCGCCTGATGCAGCTGGAAGTGGTTTTATTCCGCCCACTGATTTAATTTCACAAGTGCTTCCAGCTATAAAGGCTTCAGCTAAGTATGGAGGCGTTATGCTGTGGTCTAAGTACTATGATGATCAGACAGGCTATAGTTCTTCCATCAAAGACCATGTCTGATCCAACTCTACCTGTACTTGTTCTCTACTACTACTATATAAACTTTTTCGTGTGAATAAATTCAAGTATTTTCAATGGTTATGGACTTAAATTACTCATGAAATTGTTTGGAGAAATGAgaggtagagagagagagtgttcCACATGGGTTCTGGCCTTCCCATGTCAAGTATAGTTGGAAACAGTCACTAAATATTGCGAATGAGAAATCCCTTGctaaattataccatagaccctGGTCCATCTTACAAAGTAAATCCTAATTTAAAAtgatattcaaattatgtacatatattttctctcttaaatgtctttcaataataatatgaaatgTTTTCCAACAATATAATTTCTTCTAAGCACGCAAGGGTTCCATCCCCTTTTATAGATGAGGAGGGTTGAGCGTCaacttgaaatttgaatttgctCGTTGTAACTCAACATAGATATCCAATCCCTAAAAATCCACCACCAAATCTTTTACTAGCAACTTGTGAACCATATCGTAAAAATTGTTTCCCTATCAGTGTATAATCACACTTTAACTCAAAAACACTCATCTACTTATCACAATTTTGTTTTGTGTATAGCTTAGAAGGTATCAGACAAGTTATAATGTGTCTAACAACTCTTTCTATCCTTCCTCGTATAAACTACTTCTGAagttgatctttttttttttttgtgcataaaTAATAACTCCGATCCAAGTCTCATGATGGAAAAAAAGAGAATATCCCAAAAGAGTATTTCCATAAGTCCTCGACTTGTCTTTGGGTGTGTCTTCATCCAAGTCCCTTCTTTCAAGTCCTTTCCTTCCAATTGCTTCATTCCAGAATCTTTCCTTATGGTGAGACTCTTTCCGATTGAACAACTTTCGGTATGTCTTATTCCGGCAGAAGAGTCTAAAGAACTATAAAATTCACTcagcatcatcaaaatctataaacaattatttttaaaaataatatgataattttaataaGTACATAAGTTAATTGTAATAGTTACATAAtttatactaaatatacataatgtgttaactgtaggtacataatCTATATAGGGTTGGCCATGCCTACAGTGAACACTAGTCCATACTATAACAATTGAATCTTTGGAGTGATTTAAGACATGATCCTTTTAGATTCATCCTACCAAATTAGGCCTAGAATCTAGGAAACCGATTTCTTTGCGTGAAGCTAAGTTTTTATTgctatgattttattttatttgttattttttgttttttttagatACTGGTATACGTATCTCCCACCAAATACAATTATTCTAAACAAGTCTGAATATTCAATAATTAAACATCCTTCAACATAGACGTCCTCCAAGACATTGCTGCATACACATGAAGATTGCTATTAAAATGAGTTGTGTTGATGAGTTTGGCATGAAAACTTAGGGCTTGCTTAAACTACGATCCATGATGGTTTAATAAATCAATCAGATATTAACTCAACAAGttagtaataactaataagtccAATACTTCCATTAAATGTTATCAATGTGATGGCAGTGATGAGTTTGTAAATTttgcttttcattttctttgaataatactatattttacaaaataaataaataaaaattctaatattgtcATTACTGTATTGGATTGTATTTTGTACTTAGTTATCACATAAATTCTTTTATTAAATTGTGATGGGATTGATCAATTTGCAAATTCATGTTGAACTCAGAACCATTGTCATTATGAATGGTTTTTATCATGACTCTGAATTGAGTAAGGACAAATGCATGGAACTTCTTTATGAATGGCCTTGTTTCAGACTTGTTCCTCATCATATGCAACTAAGTGAACCTTGAATGGTCATCTACGATTGTTAGAAAATAGTGTCCCCTTTAAAGAGCAAACTAGAAATGGCCCCATATGTCTACATTGATGAGCTCATAACAAGAATTCGAGGTAGTGGTGCTTGAGGCGAACGGGGATTGTTTATGTTTTGCAAGGTGACACACACAAGCAATATTCTTAATAGCAGAGACATCGATATTATTGAAAAGATGAAGTTTATTTGTAGTAAAATGTTCTAATCTTTGATGCCAAATTTCATAACTAATACATTGCATtgcatattttctatttttcagcTTCGGTGGTTCCATTAGCAGGTACAGTCCCTCTTCTTGCTTAGCTAAACTAGTTACGTTGTCAGCCCATGAGCTTCCTagtgtaagattttccctaataatatatatattatatattatatattagggccttaattaagtggtgcaagttaactaggtttattaagtggtttggttggacTAAACAACTAGTAGTTGTATTCAACCAGACTCTATGCCTATATAAatctgtattgatgggatacaggataagcattgtatagcacatatagttcacggtactcatactgctcagtaaacaccagtacaccatctagggttttgagtcaagtatgagacattacatcaactgtggctggagatcaacaatGATTCAGCTCCCGCTATTACGAGGTCAGGTTACGAGGTCAGGTTACTCGTATACTATTCTGtttagttagattatttatatctaacatttggtatcagagcgttTATAATCTCTGCCCCGTTGGTTGTTATGCCTAAAATCAACATTAAGTTTTTCATATACATCaagttttgtatatattttgatttcaattacaTTCGTTTTAATTTCTTCAAGGTATGCATACAGAATATATCtatttgtttttgatataattaagCAAACTGTTatgtatattttgaaatttagatgaattatttgtaattgattCTTATACGGTAGAATTAATTGTGGTTGTTTTTGAATTATGAAAATCAATTCAACATTAAGCACACAATAATTATCTAATTATCCCGTGACGTCGGTTTATTTTGGCCGGATTTTGGCCGGTTTATGACTGGTTTTGGCGAGCTGTCGGTGCGTTTTTTCGGGAGCCACCATCACGAGACTTGCCGGCGATCACTGACGACGAAGGGGAGACGAGGCTTTGCGGCGTAGGACGGCGGCGAAGGCACGACCTTAAGGAACGTCGTGTTCTGCAGATCTTCGCCGGACTGGTTCGCGACGCGGTAGAGGCGGGTGGACGGCGACCGGTGTTGGTGTTGCGTGGAGGTCAGACGGCAATGGCAGAGCTGGGCTGTCCCGGTGACGACGCCACTGCCCTCTCCTCTTTCCGGCGACGCCGTGGCCTGTTGCTTCCGTTCGCCGCTGCCTCTCTCAACGTCGTCGACCTCCAGGGAGTCCAGGCTGCTGCGCTGCTCTAGGGTTGATTAATGTGGAAGATGATGAGGGATATGGGctataatttaatttgggctGACCTGATccaatattaaaaagaaaaaaatgggcCTGTTATGATATTTTGGGCTTAATTCAGTTTTGCCCCTTCATCATATTTGGCCTTCCTCTCAATTTAAATCCTccttaattcattattaaattatcacTCAATTTGAGGCAAATATTAAGTCTTAATTTgctatttgaaatttaatttaatattaaggttatattaaaattgcctaaagtattgcaatttatttaaggATATATGGgttaataatacattaatatgcaaattcaagcatgctatgtatatttgtcaaatattttattattatttcaattatacaTTCATTAAAGCATGCATTAAGGCTAaatttagcatattattaactcataggacatatcattcaattttggatccttCGGTCAATTTAAGTCATTTTGGGTTTTCCATCAAATCTTGGGCATATTGTAGTCCTATATTTGATTTGGGGCTTTGaaacctatttttttttaacaagctAATTTGGACCTATCTTGGGTCATTAAAGTATGGATCTTAccattattgattgatattttttGTAACACCCCCGAGCTGGCTTACCGTACAACCcaaggagttaccgccacacccaaaacgagttctatcattctcttgacagaccccgctctaggtgcacaggctaaaagaaacttcACTCAACAACCACAGCCACtcattttgagataatatacatacatatatacatataattatttacAGAGTATGTACCGAGGTTTTTGCCCAGCGGGCCAAAACATAAGTTCAGGATCATTCATGTCCCCACTAACCAAGATCAGTCACTCCCCTGGCtacaaaatatttacacaaaaagggATAAAACCCCTACAGACCTTCTGGGTATCCTGCCTACTCAATCTGGCGATACGCcggacccgtaaactcaccccagacCAGGTGTCATTCCCCTTCgaaccatgtgatatggtctaggaaacgagaagtgaccatgaccatagaccactcctcccaatactcgcgaggactcgggtcccacgggtaagggtaataaactataaattctaggggattacttcccactagcacctcgatggggtaaaaaccaaaagtggctTGTACATCAGGACCCTCAGGAATAAGAAGAAAACTATCTACTGCCAGTGAGCTGttgggagctgtaggagcataACCAGGGGCATAAGGGTCGGCACCACTCATCTGCTGCACAAAAACGTCGTAGTCTATACCACGACCCACATCTTCCGACGAACTAGGGGAGTTCATcgggctgcaagaactgacactcgattccatctgaaaacaacacatcgaagtgtagttagcacaacggctaagcaaggaaatccattggtttcccgaaactaaataaaggttttgaaaaccaagatgttgaaaactttattctttcttaccaAGAATTCTCCCATGCAATGGGAGAAATACATGTGAGTATACAAATAGATATTGAAAATCATTCATCATAGGGAAATTTCCTTACTAATAATCTCAAGAAAAACGAGATCACTAGCATAGTTTAGTGCTAGTCCTTAACACATTTCCCTTCTCTCGTAGTTACAGCGTAACTATCattcattataaaataaatatcctTAGTTTCCTTAACTCGAGAGCTTGAGGCCTTAGGAGCAACCAATCAGTTATACATTTTGTGTATATGAATCA encodes:
- the LOC116030891 gene encoding hevamine-A-like translates to MMSKANVSIVVAVLITALVGCNAAGGGIAIYWGQNGNEGTLSETCATGNYDYVNLAFLATFGGGRKPMINLAGHCDPYSNACTNLTSEIRSCQAKGVKVMLSIGGGAGAYSLDSSEDARQVATYLWNNFLGGKSDERPLGDAILDGIDFDIEQGNGEHWDDLARFLSGYNSKVYLSAAPQCPFPDQWVGGALNTGLFDYVWVQFYNNPPCQYTSGNLTNLDKSWKLWTSAIRAKNIMLGLPAAPDAAGSGFIPPTDLISQVLPAIKASAKYGGVMLWSKYYDDQTGYSSSIKDHV